One window from the genome of Azotosporobacter soli encodes:
- the ribB gene encoding 3,4-dihydroxy-2-butanone-4-phosphate synthase — protein sequence MNQKKEESVWKKRVTNALSSLQEGKGVLVTDDEERENEGDLIFSAEKIGVAEMAMLIRECSGIVCLCLPEEQVERLALPMMTEKNTSAFQTNFTVSIEAAQGVTTGVSAADRVTTIKAAIKEDACYSDLCSPGHVFPLRARKGGVLERPGHTEATVDLMRLAGLRPFGVLCELTNQDGSMARLPEITAFAARHAFPLLSVADLIKYRRAIEEK from the coding sequence ATGAATCAGAAAAAAGAAGAAAGCGTATGGAAAAAAAGAGTGACCAATGCGTTGTCATCCTTGCAAGAGGGCAAAGGGGTATTGGTAACCGATGATGAAGAACGGGAAAATGAGGGCGATTTGATTTTTTCAGCCGAAAAGATTGGTGTTGCGGAAATGGCGATGTTGATTCGCGAATGCAGCGGAATTGTCTGCCTTTGCCTGCCTGAAGAGCAGGTAGAAAGATTGGCGCTGCCGATGATGACGGAAAAAAACACCAGCGCCTTTCAAACGAATTTCACCGTATCGATTGAAGCGGCGCAGGGCGTGACGACCGGCGTATCGGCGGCTGACCGGGTGACGACGATCAAAGCGGCGATCAAAGAGGACGCCTGCTATAGCGACCTTTGCAGTCCCGGTCATGTCTTTCCGCTTCGTGCCAGAAAAGGCGGCGTACTGGAGCGGCCCGGACATACGGAAGCAACCGTCGATCTGATGCGGCTTGCCGGGCTGAGACCGTTTGGCGTCTTATGCGAATTGACAAACCAGGATGGCTCAATGGCGCGTCTGCCGGAAATCACTGCGTTTGCGGCAAGACATGCTTTTCCGCTGCTGTCGGTGGCCGATTTAATAAAATATAGAAGAGCAATAGAAGAAAAGTAA
- a CDS encoding Nramp family divalent metal transporter, producing MKSWRKQFPRLAMFLGVMGPGIVTAFADNDAGGIATYAAAGAKYGYQLIFTMLVSTVCLAIAQEISARTGAVTGKGLSDLIREQYGVKWTFFAMSVLLIANIGTTVSEFSGIATSFELFGISKYISVPCMALMIWWLVVKADYQRVEKVFFALCLVFLSYVVSGVIVDPPWQEVLKASVTPSFSGDVDFLLLAVGVIGTTITPWGQFYVQSSVVDKGITAKEYRYTRWDVMIGSFFTGFIAFFIMVATAATLYANGITIETAKDAAIALEPLAGKYASFLFALGLLGASMLAAFVLPLSTSYAICEAFGFEQGISKNYKEAPVFFGLYTVMIVLGAAIVLWPDLSLYQVMLTTQVVNGVLLPPILVFMVLIASNVNLMGKHATSKTYNAITWVFTTFLILLTLVLLVTTLFPETAEWIKTLL from the coding sequence ATGAAAAGCTGGCGCAAACAATTTCCCCGCTTGGCTATGTTTCTGGGCGTGATGGGGCCGGGTATCGTTACGGCGTTTGCCGACAATGATGCCGGCGGCATTGCGACCTATGCGGCGGCGGGTGCAAAATACGGTTATCAATTAATTTTCACGATGCTGGTCAGTACCGTTTGTCTGGCTATTGCCCAGGAAATATCGGCGCGAACCGGCGCGGTCACCGGTAAAGGATTATCGGATCTGATCCGTGAACAGTACGGTGTGAAATGGACGTTTTTCGCGATGTCCGTCCTGCTGATCGCCAATATCGGCACCACGGTCTCTGAGTTTTCCGGTATTGCCACGAGTTTTGAACTGTTCGGCATATCCAAGTACATCTCGGTGCCCTGTATGGCGCTGATGATCTGGTGGCTGGTGGTGAAGGCGGATTATCAGCGCGTGGAGAAAGTGTTCTTTGCTCTTTGCCTGGTCTTTTTGAGCTATGTGGTGTCGGGCGTGATCGTCGATCCGCCATGGCAGGAAGTCTTAAAGGCTTCGGTAACGCCAAGCTTTTCCGGCGATGTAGACTTTCTTCTGCTTGCGGTTGGCGTCATCGGCACGACGATTACGCCGTGGGGACAGTTTTATGTGCAGTCTTCGGTCGTTGACAAAGGCATCACCGCGAAAGAATACCGCTATACGCGCTGGGACGTGATGATCGGTTCTTTCTTTACCGGCTTTATTGCCTTTTTCATCATGGTCGCCACGGCAGCGACGCTGTACGCGAACGGCATCACGATAGAGACGGCGAAGGATGCGGCAATTGCTCTGGAACCGCTGGCGGGAAAGTACGCCAGTTTCCTCTTTGCCTTAGGCTTACTTGGCGCATCGATGCTGGCGGCGTTTGTTCTGCCGCTTAGCACCTCGTATGCGATCTGCGAAGCGTTCGGCTTTGAACAGGGGATCAGCAAGAATTATAAAGAGGCGCCGGTCTTTTTCGGCCTTTATACGGTGATGATCGTCCTGGGCGCGGCGATCGTGCTTTGGCCGGATTTATCATTGTACCAGGTCATGCTGACGACGCAGGTCGTCAACGGCGTATTGCTGCCGCCGATTTTGGTCTTTATGGTCTTGATCGCCAGCAATGTGAATCTGATGGGCAAACATGCCACGTCGAAGACTTATAACGCCATCACCTGGGTCTTCACCACATTCCTGATCCTGCTCACGTTGGTGTTGTTGGTTACGACGCTCTTTCCGGAAACGGCGGAATGGATCAAAACGCTTCTCTGA
- a CDS encoding TSUP family transporter: protein MENVSIDILLFLMGAGFVASFIDSVVGGGGLISLPSLLMVGLPPTMALGTNKMASVMGSFTSTLSFLRSGKIDLKIICWQFPLSFFGSALGVYTVQQIPSQFLKPLVVVMLLAVTVYTFTKKNWGDVSTYRGVSGRTAWLSGLAAAGIGFYDGFFGPGAGSFFIFCFLMVGFDFVVAAGNAKALNFASNIAAVLAFAYFGSIQYAYAIPMGIAMILGALAGSRLAIRKGAAYVRPLFLFMSVILIGKQIWDMWCK, encoded by the coding sequence ATGGAAAATGTAAGTATCGATATCTTATTGTTCTTGATGGGCGCCGGATTCGTCGCATCCTTTATCGACTCGGTGGTCGGCGGCGGCGGTCTGATTTCGTTGCCGTCGCTCCTGATGGTCGGTTTGCCGCCGACGATGGCGCTGGGAACGAACAAAATGGCCAGCGTAATGGGCAGCTTTACCAGTACGCTTTCGTTTTTGCGTTCCGGCAAGATCGATCTCAAAATCATCTGCTGGCAATTTCCGCTTTCCTTTTTTGGCTCGGCCTTAGGCGTTTATACCGTGCAGCAGATCCCGTCACAGTTTTTGAAGCCGCTGGTGGTGGTGATGCTGTTGGCGGTGACCGTTTATACTTTTACTAAGAAGAATTGGGGCGATGTTTCCACCTATCGGGGCGTCAGCGGACGAACGGCCTGGCTTAGCGGTCTTGCTGCGGCCGGCATCGGCTTTTATGACGGCTTTTTCGGCCCGGGAGCCGGTTCGTTTTTTATCTTTTGTTTTCTGATGGTCGGCTTTGATTTTGTTGTCGCGGCCGGGAATGCCAAAGCGCTTAATTTTGCCAGCAATATCGCCGCGGTACTTGCTTTTGCTTATTTCGGTTCGATTCAATACGCGTATGCGATTCCGATGGGCATCGCGATGATTCTCGGCGCATTGGCCGGTTCGCGGCTTGCGATTCGCAAAGGTGCGGCTTATGTCAGACCGCTGTTTTTATTTATGTCGGTTATTCTGATCGGCAAACAGATTTGGGATATGTGGTGTAAATAA
- a CDS encoding peptidylprolyl isomerase — translation MTKATIETAKGKIVIELFENEAPKTVENFTYLIEKGFYDGLSFHRVIKGFVAQGGCPDGTGAGGPGYTIPCETEGNPHKHERGSLSMAHRGPNTGGSQFFIVYEPQPHLDGLHTVFGKVIEGLDVVDDIRQGDIMEKVTVAKE, via the coding sequence TTGACGAAAGCAACGATTGAAACGGCTAAAGGGAAAATCGTTATTGAACTGTTTGAGAATGAGGCTCCGAAGACGGTGGAAAACTTCACCTATTTGATTGAAAAAGGATTTTATGACGGCTTGTCTTTTCATCGCGTGATAAAAGGATTTGTGGCGCAAGGCGGTTGTCCGGATGGTACCGGCGCCGGCGGCCCCGGATATACGATTCCCTGCGAGACGGAAGGAAATCCGCACAAGCATGAACGCGGCTCCTTGTCGATGGCGCATCGCGGTCCCAATACCGGAGGAAGTCAGTTTTTCATCGTATACGAACCGCAACCGCATCTCGATGGGCTGCATACGGTCTTTGGCAAGGTGATTGAAGGTTTGGACGTTGTGGATGACATCCGCCAGGGTGATATCATGGAAAAAGTGACGGTTGCCAAAGAATAG
- a CDS encoding DUF2157 domain-containing protein: MDKDKKGIEWLFRQLPEWVEKGILPQDRADALRAHYQREEEGSGSSRLLTLFAIMGLALIGLGVILILAHNWDQLSRMHRLVLLLGQLFGAQLFAAYALWRKPDSIAWCEGSGVLLALLLGASLALIGQTYHVAAETGSFLLLWMLLVLPIVYLLRAVLPALIYLAGIMAWLFVGVDYPGEKQWIWLLLALLGPYYWQRLQTERYGEQAVILSWSLLLCAYVSFVEIFQRYIGELDFLVYGTLFAATYLIGRCWFDEEVSVWKKAHKLVGGGGVLALSIALTFQEFWHNEKWQASGQEEQWLVGALLLLLVGFLWQSFRKERGAWALGLQPLVVAGGLFLVQACGSWASALLFNVYALFIGIRALVQGVKRNSFTRLNAGMLLVAGLILVRFFDLNYSYVFRGSVFVSVGGAFLLVNAWLARRKGKVMK, encoded by the coding sequence ATGGATAAAGACAAAAAAGGTATCGAGTGGCTTTTTCGCCAGCTGCCTGAATGGGTCGAGAAGGGAATCTTGCCGCAAGACAGGGCGGATGCGCTGCGCGCCCACTACCAACGCGAAGAAGAGGGCAGCGGTTCATCGCGTCTGCTGACGCTGTTTGCGATCATGGGACTGGCTTTGATCGGGCTCGGCGTCATCTTGATTCTGGCGCATAACTGGGACCAGCTTAGCCGCATGCATCGATTGGTGCTGCTCTTGGGCCAGTTGTTTGGCGCGCAGCTTTTCGCCGCGTATGCATTATGGCGCAAGCCGGACAGCATCGCCTGGTGCGAGGGAAGCGGCGTCTTATTGGCTTTATTGCTGGGCGCATCGCTCGCGCTGATTGGACAGACCTATCATGTCGCGGCGGAAACGGGTTCCTTTCTGCTGCTTTGGATGCTCTTGGTCCTGCCGATTGTCTATCTTTTGCGCGCGGTACTGCCCGCGCTGATCTATCTGGCTGGGATCATGGCATGGCTCTTCGTAGGCGTCGATTATCCCGGCGAGAAGCAATGGATTTGGCTGCTGCTCGCTTTACTCGGGCCGTATTACTGGCAACGATTGCAAACGGAACGTTATGGAGAACAGGCGGTGATTCTCTCCTGGTCGTTACTTCTTTGCGCCTATGTTAGCTTCGTCGAGATCTTTCAGCGCTATATCGGAGAACTCGATTTTTTGGTCTACGGCACGTTATTTGCCGCAACATATCTGATCGGCCGCTGCTGGTTTGACGAAGAGGTCTCCGTCTGGAAAAAGGCGCATAAGCTGGTGGGCGGCGGCGGCGTTTTGGCGCTGTCGATCGCGTTGACGTTTCAAGAGTTTTGGCATAATGAAAAATGGCAGGCAAGCGGTCAGGAGGAACAGTGGCTGGTCGGAGCGCTGCTGCTCTTGCTGGTTGGCTTCTTATGGCAAAGTTTTCGCAAAGAACGCGGCGCTTGGGCCTTGGGCTTGCAGCCGCTGGTGGTTGCGGGAGGCTTGTTTTTGGTGCAAGCCTGCGGCAGTTGGGCGTCTGCGTTATTATTTAACGTCTATGCGCTGTTCATCGGCATCCGGGCGCTCGTTCAAGGCGTGAAGCGAAACAGTTTCACCCGTTTGAACGCCGGGATGCTGTTGGTAGCCGGTTTGATCCTGGTGCGTTTCTTCGATTTGAATTATAGCTACGTCTTTCGCGGCTCGGTGTTCGTTTCGGTCGGCGGCGCGTTTTTGCTGGTGAATGCCTGGCTGGCGCGGCGAAAAGGCAAGGTGATGAAATGA
- a CDS encoding magnesium transporter MgtE N-terminal domain-containing protein — protein MEQRTELYFSRIKGKPIYDSNGQQVGKVRDMAVSWDNATPWIVGIKYEKDSHCLIPCSVIKEMSEEGIRLAGPMQASCNIQLREEETYIAKWLLDKQIIDLKGTKLVRVNDIMLSWFTTAQGQTHVALTAVDIGLKGLCRRLGIEFLVKNRADNLLGWQHINPLENRTSNLQLKREKEQLGQMHPADIADLIEDMDYNKRASFLENLDEQQAADALAEMELETQVEIIEQMDQQKASDLLEELPPDEAADILGELPEEKSREILSLMEKEEADEVQELMDYDDETAGALMTTEYIAVAPELTAQEAIDELRRMAPEAETIYYLYVTDEQEHLLGVCSLRELILTPPEKRLTDFMHKKVVTVHFEDDHSTVADKIHKYSLLALPVVDEENVLQGIITVDDVMDILMSDRSRVEIFSNLLSGKRSGRGWKQ, from the coding sequence ATGGAACAAAGAACCGAGCTGTATTTCAGCCGTATAAAAGGAAAACCTATCTACGATTCAAATGGACAGCAGGTCGGCAAAGTAAGAGACATGGCCGTATCCTGGGACAATGCAACGCCGTGGATCGTAGGGATAAAATATGAGAAAGATAGTCATTGTCTGATTCCGTGCAGCGTGATCAAGGAGATGTCCGAAGAAGGCATCCGCTTGGCGGGGCCGATGCAGGCAAGCTGCAACATTCAGTTGCGTGAAGAAGAAACCTATATTGCAAAATGGTTGCTCGATAAGCAAATCATTGATTTAAAAGGGACGAAACTGGTTCGGGTCAATGATATCATGCTCTCGTGGTTTACGACCGCGCAAGGCCAAACGCATGTCGCGCTGACGGCGGTGGATATCGGGCTCAAAGGCCTATGCCGTCGTTTAGGCATTGAATTTTTAGTGAAGAACCGGGCCGACAATCTCTTGGGCTGGCAGCATATAAATCCGCTCGAGAACCGGACGTCCAATCTGCAACTGAAGCGGGAAAAAGAACAACTGGGGCAGATGCATCCGGCGGATATCGCCGATTTGATTGAGGATATGGATTATAATAAGCGGGCCAGTTTCCTGGAAAATTTGGATGAACAACAAGCAGCCGATGCGCTGGCTGAAATGGAACTGGAGACGCAGGTAGAAATCATCGAGCAGATGGATCAGCAAAAGGCATCGGATCTGCTCGAAGAATTGCCGCCGGATGAAGCGGCCGATATTCTGGGCGAGTTGCCGGAAGAAAAATCGCGTGAAATTCTCAGTCTGATGGAAAAGGAAGAGGCCGATGAAGTCCAGGAACTGATGGACTACGACGATGAAACGGCCGGAGCGTTGATGACGACCGAATATATCGCGGTTGCGCCTGAATTGACGGCGCAGGAAGCGATCGACGAATTGCGTCGTATGGCGCCGGAAGCCGAGACGATCTATTATCTCTACGTCACGGATGAGCAGGAACATCTGCTTGGCGTGTGTTCGCTGCGCGAATTAATCCTGACGCCGCCCGAGAAAAGACTGACGGATTTCATGCATAAAAAAGTCGTCACAGTCCATTTTGAGGATGATCACTCCACCGTGGCGGATAAAATACATAAATACAGCCTGTTGGCCTTGCCGGTCGTCGATGAGGAAAATGTCCTGCAGGGCATCATCACGGTCGATGACGTCATGGATATCTTGATGTCGGATCGCAGTCGGGTGGAAATATTTTCGAACCTGCTGAGCGGCAAGCGCTCTGGTAGGGGGTGGAAACAGTAA
- a CDS encoding GDYXXLXY domain-containing protein, which yields MKQITWRKGLFVVLAILQVSAALYMVWRWEDILQTGQSYRWQTAPVDPYDALRGRYVRFSFKGNKVPLVGEAVPGVGQRAYALIGRDEKGYAVLQGVQAERPRKGEYVRVKVQQVSAAGVSVNLPFDRFYLEESLAPEAEKAFRAAAGQESSVAVRIKNGDAVVEELYIENIPLLDYLKR from the coding sequence ATGAAGCAGATTACATGGCGAAAAGGGTTATTTGTTGTATTGGCGATTCTGCAAGTCAGCGCGGCGCTCTATATGGTCTGGCGCTGGGAGGATATTTTGCAGACAGGGCAAAGTTACCGTTGGCAGACCGCGCCGGTCGATCCGTATGATGCGCTGCGGGGAAGGTATGTACGGTTTTCTTTTAAGGGAAATAAGGTTCCGCTCGTTGGTGAGGCGGTTCCCGGCGTTGGGCAACGCGCATATGCGCTGATCGGACGCGATGAAAAAGGCTATGCCGTATTGCAGGGCGTTCAGGCTGAGCGCCCGCGAAAAGGAGAATATGTCCGCGTGAAGGTGCAGCAAGTCAGCGCTGCGGGTGTCAGCGTGAACCTGCCGTTCGACCGCTTTTATCTGGAAGAAAGTCTTGCGCCGGAGGCTGAAAAAGCCTTTCGCGCGGCCGCCGGTCAGGAATCCTCGGTTGCGGTGCGCATCAAAAACGGCGATGCCGTCGTCGAAGAGCTGTATATCGAAAACATACCGCTTCTAGACTATTTGAAGCGCTAA
- a CDS encoding FtsK/SpoIIIE family DNA translocase: MALGVIGLISLYGGNTGVLGRYLGKFLSYAFGIGAVVVPILIMAIGGMYIKSGQAIRFSSRFWGLLLFYVSVLALFHHFLVAEGTEILPESLLEGGGLIGGMVLFLLRKVVGFYGGMVLVLAMAVWGLLLATTWSLYHTLSAAGQKTQEGITTAYESVHSKAETFYNQDKDWRFTTHGRSGKQEKGEYESPTLFNRLFSNSRLAGETEAVKEVPLLLHEEKESERYEAPLLEERVSTPERPAAPPQKVRQTAPRENVKPPERTNNKETPLPGLLDPAPTPVPGQYQLPPLSLLNKPSVKNDGKQDKEVAANAKTLEETLESFGVKAKIKHVSQGPAVTRYELEPAPGVKVSRIVNLADDIALSLAASGVRIEAPIPGKAAIGIEVPNKTVSSVPLRDVLDHPNFLTAKSHLTVALGKDIAGNIITTDLGKMPHLLVAGSTGSGKSVCVNTLLASILFRATPDEVRFILIDPKVVELTSYNGLPHLLTPVVTEAKKAAAALRWAVVEMDRRYEMFAAAGVRDIGRYNEQIDAFPVGDGSSGTKMPYILVVIDELADLMMVSPVDVEDAIIRLAQKARAAGIHMVLATQRPSVDVITGLIKANVPSRIAFAVSSQVDSRTILDMGGAEKLLGKGDMLLYPIGTPKPLRVQGAFIADGEVEALTDYIKAQSEPPEYVDGVTTCENPNSSAAHQAEVCEDELLEDAVRIIMETQQASASMLQRKFRIGFTRAGRLIDRMEELKILGPNVGSKPREILMGYENAMERYFSKNEAASAKEEDD, encoded by the coding sequence ATGGCGCTAGGCGTTATCGGTTTGATCAGTTTATATGGCGGCAATACCGGCGTGCTCGGGCGCTACTTAGGCAAATTTCTTTCTTACGCCTTCGGTATTGGCGCTGTAGTCGTGCCGATCTTGATCATGGCGATCGGCGGCATGTATATTAAAAGCGGTCAGGCGATTCGTTTCAGCAGCCGCTTTTGGGGTCTGTTATTATTTTATGTTTCGGTACTGGCGTTGTTCCATCATTTTCTGGTTGCCGAAGGGACTGAAATCTTGCCGGAAAGCCTGCTCGAAGGCGGCGGCCTGATTGGCGGCATGGTGCTCTTTCTTCTGCGCAAAGTCGTCGGTTTTTACGGCGGCATGGTCCTGGTTTTGGCGATGGCTGTCTGGGGACTCTTATTGGCGACGACCTGGTCGCTCTACCATACGTTGAGCGCAGCGGGACAAAAGACGCAGGAAGGCATAACCACCGCCTATGAATCCGTTCATAGCAAGGCGGAAACTTTTTATAATCAGGATAAAGACTGGCGTTTTACCACGCATGGCCGTTCCGGCAAACAGGAGAAAGGCGAATACGAATCGCCGACGCTATTTAACCGCCTCTTCAGCAACAGTCGTTTGGCAGGCGAGACAGAGGCGGTAAAAGAAGTGCCGCTTCTGCTGCATGAGGAAAAAGAAAGCGAGCGATACGAAGCGCCGCTGCTGGAGGAACGCGTCAGTACGCCGGAAAGACCGGCAGCGCCGCCGCAAAAGGTTCGTCAAACGGCGCCGCGTGAAAACGTGAAGCCGCCGGAGCGGACGAATAACAAGGAGACGCCGTTGCCAGGACTGCTTGATCCCGCACCAACGCCGGTTCCGGGACAGTATCAGCTGCCGCCGCTCTCACTTCTGAATAAGCCGAGCGTCAAGAATGACGGCAAACAGGATAAGGAAGTGGCGGCTAACGCGAAAACACTGGAAGAAACATTGGAAAGTTTTGGCGTCAAGGCGAAAATAAAGCATGTGAGCCAGGGACCGGCCGTGACGCGCTATGAACTCGAGCCTGCGCCCGGCGTAAAAGTAAGCCGCATCGTGAATCTTGCCGATGACATCGCGCTCAGTCTCGCGGCGTCGGGCGTGCGGATCGAGGCGCCGATTCCCGGCAAAGCTGCGATCGGCATCGAAGTGCCGAATAAGACGGTTTCAAGCGTGCCGCTGCGCGATGTGTTGGACCATCCGAATTTTTTGACCGCCAAGTCGCATTTGACCGTCGCGCTGGGCAAGGATATCGCGGGCAATATCATCACGACTGATCTGGGCAAGATGCCGCATCTTTTGGTGGCCGGTTCGACCGGTTCCGGCAAAAGCGTATGCGTAAACACGCTGTTGGCGAGCATCCTTTTTCGGGCGACGCCGGATGAGGTGCGATTTATCCTGATTGACCCGAAGGTGGTTGAACTTACAAGTTATAATGGCTTGCCTCATTTGCTGACGCCGGTTGTGACCGAGGCGAAAAAAGCAGCGGCTGCGCTTCGCTGGGCGGTCGTGGAGATGGATCGCCGTTATGAAATGTTTGCGGCGGCCGGCGTCAGGGACATCGGCCGTTATAATGAACAGATCGATGCGTTCCCGGTGGGTGACGGTTCGAGCGGGACGAAGATGCCGTATATTCTGGTCGTTATCGATGAGTTGGCGGATCTGATGATGGTTTCGCCGGTCGATGTGGAAGATGCCATCATCCGTCTGGCACAAAAAGCGAGAGCCGCCGGCATTCATATGGTTCTGGCGACGCAGCGCCCTTCGGTCGACGTTATTACCGGCTTGATCAAAGCGAATGTGCCTTCGCGCATCGCCTTCGCCGTATCGTCGCAGGTCGACTCACGCACCATCCTCGATATGGGCGGTGCAGAAAAATTATTGGGCAAAGGCGATATGCTGCTCTATCCGATCGGTACGCCGAAGCCGCTGCGCGTCCAAGGCGCATTCATTGCCGACGGAGAGGTTGAGGCACTGACCGATTACATCAAAGCGCAAAGTGAACCGCCGGAGTATGTGGATGGCGTTACGACCTGCGAAAATCCTAATTCGAGTGCGGCACATCAGGCGGAAGTCTGTGAAGACGAATTATTGGAAGACGCAGTGCGCATTATCATGGAGACGCAGCAGGCCTCGGCGTCGATGCTGCAGCGCAAGTTCCGCATCGGTTTCACGCGGGCGGGCCGCCTGATCGACCGGATGGAAGAATTGAAGATTCTCGGGCCGAATGTGGGCAGCAAGCCACGGGAAATCTTGATGGGCTATGAAAATGCGATGGAACGCTATTTCAGTAAAAATGAAGCGGCGAGTGCAAAAGAAGAGGACGATTAA
- a CDS encoding cobalamin B12-binding domain-containing protein — translation MFSKLLTEASQLPHVCAASTQEFQKHSALLLQHVNDTLSRHPNILEITGNTKHQTMLDNHMYHAKFMLTVLYFNNYPLLCRVLVWFYRTYQSRGYSDSYFPILFAAWQRAIDRHLPPTAAEEIILKYQWLMAKHNTLLQLAQNTTAFSFSDFGLDDSLTDEILTSCRESLLNGDYHSCLALSSADTPEEIARLYCCILQPCLYSIGSLWEQDEISAAQEHLATATVARIMQMQYSKISSFNKHMKGPALITAAPGEYHSLGANMASDLLELDNWQTYFLGGNTPIPDLLTLLHEKKPFLLGVAVVLPFNLIKVHDLIKAIRCDQHLSRIRILIGGPAFFLDHTLCQQLGADGYATDSQSAVTLADAWWQARQSEENS, via the coding sequence ATGTTCAGCAAACTGCTTACGGAAGCTTCGCAGCTCCCCCATGTTTGTGCCGCTTCGACACAGGAATTTCAAAAACACTCTGCGCTTCTCCTGCAGCATGTCAACGATACGTTATCGCGTCATCCCAACATCCTTGAAATAACCGGCAATACAAAGCATCAAACCATGCTCGACAATCACATGTATCATGCGAAATTTATGCTCACGGTTCTTTATTTCAACAATTATCCTCTGCTCTGCCGCGTTTTAGTCTGGTTTTACCGCACCTATCAGAGCCGCGGCTATTCCGATTCTTATTTTCCGATTCTCTTTGCCGCCTGGCAGCGAGCCATCGACCGCCATCTGCCGCCGACGGCTGCGGAAGAAATCATTTTGAAATACCAGTGGCTGATGGCCAAACACAACACGTTGCTGCAGCTTGCGCAAAATACGACGGCCTTTTCCTTCAGCGACTTCGGTTTGGATGACTCGTTAACGGATGAGATTCTGACTTCCTGCCGTGAATCGCTCTTAAACGGCGATTATCACTCTTGTCTGGCCTTATCGTCCGCCGATACGCCGGAGGAAATTGCAAGACTCTACTGTTGCATCTTACAGCCTTGCCTGTATTCGATCGGCTCGCTTTGGGAGCAAGATGAAATCTCCGCCGCCCAGGAACATCTCGCCACCGCGACCGTCGCACGCATCATGCAAATGCAGTACAGCAAAATTTCCTCTTTCAACAAGCATATGAAAGGGCCGGCCTTGATTACCGCCGCCCCGGGAGAATACCACTCGCTGGGCGCTAATATGGCCTCCGACCTCTTGGAACTGGACAACTGGCAGACGTATTTCCTTGGCGGCAATACGCCAATTCCCGACCTGCTCACGCTGCTGCATGAGAAGAAACCTTTTCTTTTAGGCGTAGCAGTCGTTCTGCCGTTCAACCTGATCAAGGTGCATGATTTAATCAAAGCGATCCGCTGCGATCAGCATCTTTCCCGCATCAGGATTCTCATCGGCGGCCCTGCTTTCTTTCTCGATCACACACTTTGCCAGCAATTGGGCGCCGACGGCTATGCCACCGATTCGCAAAGCGCCGTCACGCTCGCCGACGCCTGGTGGCAGGCCAGACAAAGCGAAGAAAATTCATAA